A part of Melittangium boletus DSM 14713 genomic DNA contains:
- a CDS encoding ABC transporter substrate-binding protein — MRQTLPLMFATLALLSAACEKKPAPPPPAPTPTASGGPATDHAPILIGQVGSLTGSEATFGISARNGIAMAVQEANAAGGVKGRPLAVRVYDSQGRPEEAAQAATRLITQDKVVVLLGEAASSNSLAMAEKAQAAGVPMITPTSTNPAVTRKGDYIFRVCFIDPFQGRVMAKFAHDTLQFDRVAVLQDNKSAFSVGLSDEFRRAFTEREGQILATESYSKGDTDFRAQLTTFKKLKPQALFVPGYYTDVGIIARQARELGLTVPLLGGDGWESDRLFELSGGALEGSYYVNHYSLDNPDPRTQDFIARYKAAHGEAPDSVAALAYDAARMAIDAMKRAPDLSGAALRDALVATRDFPGVGGTINLDENRDAVKEAVILKVEGDQRRFVTTVKP; from the coding sequence ATGCGTCAAACCCTCCCCCTGATGTTCGCCACGCTCGCCCTGCTGAGCGCGGCCTGCGAGAAGAAGCCCGCCCCCCCGCCCCCCGCCCCCACCCCGACGGCCTCGGGCGGCCCCGCGACGGACCACGCCCCCATCCTTATAGGACAGGTGGGAAGTCTGACGGGCAGCGAGGCCACGTTCGGCATCTCCGCGCGCAATGGCATCGCCATGGCCGTGCAGGAGGCCAACGCCGCGGGAGGCGTGAAGGGCCGCCCGCTCGCGGTGCGCGTCTATGACAGCCAGGGCAGGCCCGAGGAGGCGGCCCAGGCGGCCACGCGCCTCATCACCCAGGACAAGGTGGTGGTGCTGCTGGGCGAGGCCGCGTCGTCCAACTCGCTGGCCATGGCCGAGAAGGCGCAGGCGGCTGGCGTGCCGATGATCACCCCCACGTCCACCAACCCCGCCGTCACGCGCAAGGGCGACTACATCTTCCGCGTCTGCTTCATCGATCCCTTCCAGGGCCGGGTGATGGCGAAGTTCGCCCACGACACCCTCCAGTTCGACCGCGTGGCGGTGCTCCAGGACAACAAGAGCGCGTTCTCGGTGGGCCTGTCGGACGAGTTCCGCCGCGCCTTCACCGAGCGCGAGGGACAGATCCTGGCCACCGAGAGCTACTCGAAGGGGGACACGGACTTCCGCGCGCAGCTCACCACCTTCAAGAAGCTCAAGCCGCAGGCGCTCTTCGTGCCCGGGTACTACACGGACGTGGGCATCATCGCGCGGCAGGCGCGGGAGCTGGGCCTCACGGTGCCGCTGCTCGGCGGGGACGGGTGGGAGTCGGACCGGTTGTTCGAGCTGAGTGGCGGCGCGCTCGAGGGCAGCTACTACGTCAATCACTACTCGCTGGACAACCCGGACCCGCGCACCCAGGACTTCATCGCCCGGTACAAGGCCGCCCACGGCGAGGCGCCCGACAGCGTGGCGGCCCTGGCCTATGACGCCGCGCGGATGGCGATCGACGCGATGAAGCGCGCGCCGGACCTGTCCGGAGCGGCGCTCCGGGACGCGCTCGTGGCCACCCGGGATTTTCCGGGCGTGGGCGGCACCATCAACCTGGACGAGAACCGCGACGCGGTGAAGGAAGCCGTGATTCTCAAGGTCGAGGGCGACCAGCGGCGGTTCGTCACCACCGTCAAACCGTAG
- a CDS encoding transglycosylase SLT domain-containing protein, with the protein MSISSLSNNAAFRIPQQDLTPRVSETQAPSIQAGGCGAKPESSPLGDLFKDSFGGAEKGGGLQQFLEGANELLQTLNQLKDLLQEIPDLGGDSPAGGAEAAAGAGGAGGAGAGGAGGAGGAGGADGAGGADAAGASAGVQGAGEAPEGQVGDWIKQAQQALAAAGVPADKMNAADIARIIEHESSGNPNAINNWDSNAQKGTPSIGLMQTIQPTFDAHKLPGHDDIRNPVDNIIAGVRYAVERYGSVSNVPGIQGLNNGSGYVGY; encoded by the coding sequence ATGTCCATCTCGTCCCTGTCGAACAACGCCGCCTTCCGCATCCCCCAGCAGGACCTCACCCCCCGCGTGAGCGAGACGCAGGCGCCCTCCATCCAGGCCGGTGGCTGCGGCGCGAAGCCGGAGAGCAGCCCCCTGGGCGATCTGTTCAAGGACAGCTTCGGGGGCGCGGAGAAGGGCGGCGGGTTGCAGCAGTTCCTCGAGGGCGCCAACGAGCTGCTCCAGACCCTCAACCAGCTCAAGGATCTGCTGCAGGAGATCCCCGATCTCGGCGGTGACTCTCCGGCGGGCGGCGCCGAGGCCGCCGCGGGCGCGGGTGGCGCGGGTGGCGCGGGCGCGGGTGGCGCGGGTGGCGCGGGCGGTGCCGGTGGCGCGGACGGTGCCGGTGGCGCGGACGCCGCAGGCGCCTCCGCGGGTGTCCAGGGCGCGGGCGAGGCCCCCGAGGGTCAGGTGGGCGATTGGATCAAGCAGGCCCAGCAGGCCCTGGCCGCCGCCGGCGTCCCCGCCGACAAGATGAACGCCGCGGACATCGCCCGCATCATCGAGCACGAGTCCAGCGGCAACCCCAACGCCATCAACAACTGGGACTCCAACGCGCAGAAGGGCACGCCCTCCATCGGCCTGATGCAGACCATCCAGCCGACGTTCGACGCGCACAAGCTCCCGGGCCACGACGACATCCGCAACCCCGTGGACAACATCATCGCCGGCGTGCGCTACGCCGTGGAGCGCTACGGCTCGGTGTCCAACGTGCCCGGCATCCAGGGGCTGAACAACGGCAGCGGCTACGTCGGCTACTGA
- a CDS encoding endonuclease: MEISTCRRAAAPEALPMLLRSTTAAPRPLSLVPAAASEARRPTALPSRAALASVDSFTPAAKARPSTGTGSTTPVPTTPGGSPTDGLKDKALIQALHDASAQHKDLGYNQARKIIFTALDNHDGKVECVYTGRELATDKIPNSNDMNTEHSWPQSKGATGAAKSDLHHLFPTDSKANSIRGNYPFGVVKDVKWSQDGSKFGKDANGQLVFEPRDEHKGNVARALFYFSTVYGKPIPAGDEAVLKQWNKLDQVDAAEVARNDAIQGYQGNRNPFVDDASLADRISDF; encoded by the coding sequence ATGGAAATATCCACGTGCCGCCGCGCGGCCGCCCCCGAGGCCCTTCCGATGCTCCTGCGCTCGACCACCGCCGCTCCCCGCCCGCTCTCCCTCGTCCCGGCCGCCGCGTCCGAGGCCCGCCGTCCCACCGCGCTCCCCTCGCGCGCGGCGCTCGCCTCCGTGGACAGCTTCACGCCCGCCGCCAAGGCCCGCCCCTCCACGGGCACGGGCTCCACCACGCCCGTCCCCACGACGCCGGGAGGCTCCCCGACGGATGGTCTCAAGGACAAGGCGCTCATCCAGGCGCTGCACGACGCGTCGGCCCAGCACAAGGACCTGGGCTACAACCAGGCGCGGAAGATCATCTTCACCGCGTTGGACAACCACGACGGCAAGGTGGAGTGCGTGTACACGGGCCGCGAGCTGGCCACGGACAAGATTCCCAACAGCAACGACATGAACACCGAGCACTCGTGGCCCCAGTCCAAGGGCGCCACGGGCGCGGCCAAGAGCGACCTGCACCACCTGTTCCCCACGGACAGCAAGGCCAACTCCATCCGGGGCAACTACCCCTTCGGCGTGGTGAAGGACGTGAAGTGGAGCCAGGACGGCTCCAAGTTCGGCAAGGACGCCAACGGCCAGCTCGTGTTCGAGCCCCGTGACGAGCACAAGGGCAACGTGGCGCGAGCCCTCTTCTACTTCTCCACGGTGTACGGCAAGCCCATCCCCGCGGGGGACGAGGCGGTGCTCAAGCAGTGGAACAAGCTGGACCAGGTGGACGCCGCCGAGGTGGCGCGCAACGACGCCATCCAGGGCTACCAGGGCAACCGCAACCCCTTCGTCGATGACGCCTCGCTGGCGGATCGCATCTCGGACTTCTAG
- a CDS encoding DUF4388 domain-containing protein, whose translation MFPTPAQVLKQREGALSETPFPLLLHALAVEERTCTLELKVRQREKRITFEDGAPVASSSNLLHETLGKFLVEKGKLSEVDYQKALAESVSTDVPLGGLVVQKGLISPFDLYKQMQANMAMKLLDCFRWTDARFRLIADIEPPDTSVRMNTSQLILTGVTNVMPFDEVATHFAFTDEQRFAQVPGIEGPKLSAKDARLFQSLRFRPTFSELMERSGMDTDATLRRLYAFCVLGLADFAEEVDKRPAPAAVGSGVQQALVPPPPLAPALTPLPGTLETVTAAPSGLPFSDDDDAVKNALLSAFLSHRSQDPFDLLAVPENVQPVALRKAFLALSDKFSPLRFQTADLKEKAEGLLVAYARAYGALSEVEQAALWRKRRQAAREKKTSTGRPSTAEQFRIRTDLLDASTQFDEAMKRLKATNHSGAFEYFEYACDIDPKPLYKAYRAWARYLMKPEAHGKLALQELQEVLKQEPGCEEAWFFTGEVSRGEGQWAQAEDAYRKAFKINPKNRQYVDLVQETMKRVKR comes from the coding sequence ATGTTTCCCACGCCCGCCCAGGTCCTCAAGCAGCGCGAGGGGGCGCTCTCCGAGACGCCCTTCCCGCTGTTGCTCCACGCGCTGGCCGTCGAGGAGCGCACGTGCACGCTGGAACTCAAGGTGCGCCAGCGCGAGAAGCGCATCACCTTTGAGGACGGCGCGCCGGTGGCGAGCTCCAGCAACCTGCTGCACGAGACGCTGGGCAAGTTCCTGGTGGAGAAGGGCAAGCTGTCGGAGGTGGACTACCAGAAGGCGCTCGCCGAGAGCGTGAGCACGGACGTGCCCCTGGGCGGCCTGGTGGTGCAGAAGGGCCTCATCAGCCCCTTCGACCTGTACAAGCAGATGCAGGCGAACATGGCGATGAAGCTCCTGGACTGCTTCCGCTGGACGGACGCGCGCTTCCGGCTCATCGCGGACATCGAGCCGCCCGACACCAGCGTGCGGATGAACACCTCGCAGCTCATCCTCACGGGCGTCACCAACGTGATGCCCTTCGACGAGGTGGCCACGCACTTCGCCTTCACGGACGAGCAGCGCTTCGCGCAGGTGCCCGGCATCGAGGGGCCCAAGCTGTCCGCCAAGGACGCGCGCCTGTTCCAGTCGCTGCGCTTCCGGCCCACCTTCTCCGAGCTGATGGAGCGCTCGGGCATGGACACCGACGCCACGCTGCGCCGGCTCTATGCCTTCTGCGTGCTGGGGCTCGCGGACTTCGCCGAGGAGGTGGACAAGCGGCCCGCGCCCGCCGCGGTGGGCTCGGGGGTGCAGCAGGCCCTGGTGCCTCCACCTCCGCTCGCCCCCGCCCTGACGCCGCTGCCGGGCACGCTGGAGACGGTGACGGCCGCGCCCTCGGGGCTGCCCTTCTCGGACGACGACGACGCCGTGAAGAACGCGCTGCTCAGCGCCTTCCTGTCCCACCGTAGCCAGGATCCCTTCGATCTGCTGGCCGTGCCGGAGAACGTGCAGCCGGTGGCCTTGCGCAAGGCGTTCCTGGCGTTGTCGGACAAGTTCTCGCCCCTGCGCTTCCAGACGGCGGATTTGAAGGAGAAGGCGGAAGGGCTGCTGGTGGCCTACGCGCGCGCGTACGGGGCGCTGTCGGAGGTGGAGCAGGCGGCGCTCTGGCGCAAGCGGCGGCAGGCGGCGCGCGAGAAGAAGACGAGCACGGGCCGGCCCTCCACCGCGGAGCAGTTCCGCATCCGCACGGACCTCCTGGACGCGAGCACCCAGTTCGACGAGGCGATGAAGCGCCTCAAGGCGACGAACCACTCGGGCGCCTTCGAGTACTTCGAGTACGCGTGCGACATCGATCCGAAGCCGCTCTACAAGGCCTACCGGGCGTGGGCGCGCTACCTGATGAAGCCCGAGGCCCACGGCAAGCTCGCGTTGCAGGAGTTGCAGGAAGTGCTCAAGCAGGAGCCGGGATGCGAGGAGGCCTGGTTCTTCACGGGCGAGGTGTCGCGCGGCGAGGGGCAGTGGGCCCAGGCCGAGGACGCCTACCGCAAGGCCTTCAAGATCAACCCGAAGAACCGCCAGTACGTGGACCTGGTGCAGGAGACGATGAAGCGCGTGAAGCGCTAG
- a CDS encoding fatty acid desaturase family protein, producing the protein MSQATKTKFLESGPFHQALKSRVEGYFQESGRTKRDQPAMYLKTAVLLGWFAASYSFLLFGADHALEAVLGCVSLGLAMAGIGFSIQHDANHGGYSERRSVNRAMSWTLDLLGASSYVWSWKHNIFHHSHPNVVGLDADIDIQPFCRIAPGQRLYPAHRFQHLYIWMLYGLLAVKWNFVDDFKDVITGSVGRQKMPRPAGWKLAGVLGGKLFFFSWALLLPLLLHAWWQVVLGYAFTSFVLGVTLATVFQLAHCVQEADFPEVPTTGGPFPREWAVHQVETTVDFARGNRVLCWYLGGLNFQVVHHLFPRVCHLHYPALSRLVEETCREHGVRYRVQTSVREALGSHVNWLKRMGRPEPLESVS; encoded by the coding sequence TTGTCACAAGCGACCAAGACGAAGTTCCTGGAGTCGGGCCCCTTTCATCAGGCGCTCAAGTCCCGGGTCGAGGGTTATTTCCAGGAGAGCGGGCGGACGAAGAGGGACCAGCCCGCCATGTATCTCAAGACAGCGGTGCTGCTGGGCTGGTTCGCCGCTTCGTATTCCTTTCTATTGTTCGGGGCGGACCATGCGCTCGAGGCGGTGCTCGGGTGCGTGTCGCTCGGGCTCGCGATGGCGGGCATTGGCTTCAGCATCCAGCATGACGCCAACCACGGAGGCTATTCCGAGCGCCGCTCCGTCAACCGGGCGATGTCCTGGACGCTCGATCTGCTGGGCGCGTCGTCCTACGTGTGGAGCTGGAAACACAACATCTTCCACCACAGCCACCCCAACGTGGTCGGTCTGGACGCGGACATCGACATCCAGCCCTTCTGCCGGATCGCACCGGGTCAGCGGCTGTACCCGGCCCACCGCTTCCAGCACCTCTACATCTGGATGCTCTACGGGCTGCTCGCGGTGAAGTGGAACTTCGTCGACGACTTCAAGGACGTTATCACCGGGAGCGTGGGCCGCCAGAAGATGCCGCGCCCCGCCGGCTGGAAGCTCGCGGGCGTGCTCGGCGGCAAGCTGTTCTTCTTCAGCTGGGCGCTCCTGCTGCCGCTGCTGCTGCACGCCTGGTGGCAGGTGGTGCTGGGCTACGCCTTCACCTCGTTCGTGCTCGGGGTGACGCTGGCCACCGTGTTCCAGCTCGCGCACTGCGTGCAGGAAGCGGACTTCCCCGAGGTGCCCACCACGGGCGGCCCCTTCCCGCGCGAGTGGGCGGTGCACCAGGTGGAGACGACGGTCGACTTCGCGCGAGGCAACCGGGTGCTGTGCTGGTACCTCGGCGGGCTCAACTTCCAGGTGGTGCACCACCTGTTTCCCCGGGTGTGTCACCTGCACTACCCGGCGCTCTCCCGCCTCGTCGAGGAGACCTGCCGGGAGCATGGCGTGCGCTACCGGGTCCAGACGAGCGTGCGCGAGGCGTTGGGCAGCCACGTGAACTGGCTCAAGCGCATGGGCCGTCCCGAGCCCCTGGAGTCGGTGTCATGA
- a CDS encoding adenosylhomocysteinase has translation MDAFARDLGWARLQMPLTRAGCEALPRLDGIRLACSMHLDLKMVLAVEALLEKGAEVFLTTCNPTTVRDEVVEWLRERGAQAHAWKNMSPESYAEAIERALAWGPTHLCEMGAEFSRALHSRANGSRVRGSLEATGSGIARLGALSPRYPVFNWDDLPIKEGLHNRWLVGLSTWQAFCERTRLTLHGKRVLVVGHGGVGQGVADVARAFGGTVEVAERDAARLLEARYAGWEAGPLTPERLARAEVIVTATGVTGVIGAEEVKHLRAGCFLLNVGHVADEIDVAALGLRRELIPHVEEARPHGRPLYLFAGGSMANLTAGWGDSLNAFDITLATMVAGLGFLFTEGERETPGLHPLPRSVWGPVAAAAAARRG, from the coding sequence ATGGACGCGTTCGCACGGGACCTCGGGTGGGCCAGGCTTCAAATGCCCCTGACGCGCGCGGGCTGCGAGGCCCTGCCGAGGTTGGATGGGATCCGGCTCGCGTGCTCCATGCACCTGGATCTCAAGATGGTGCTCGCGGTGGAGGCGCTGCTGGAGAAGGGGGCGGAGGTGTTCCTCACCACGTGCAACCCCACCACGGTGCGCGACGAGGTGGTGGAGTGGTTGCGCGAGCGGGGCGCCCAGGCCCATGCCTGGAAGAACATGTCCCCGGAGTCCTATGCCGAGGCCATCGAGCGGGCACTCGCCTGGGGACCCACGCACTTGTGCGAGATGGGCGCGGAGTTCTCGCGGGCGCTTCACTCGCGCGCGAACGGCTCCCGGGTGAGGGGGAGCCTGGAAGCCACGGGCTCGGGGATCGCGCGGCTGGGCGCCCTGTCCCCCCGCTACCCGGTGTTCAACTGGGACGACCTGCCCATCAAGGAGGGTCTGCACAACCGCTGGTTGGTGGGGCTGTCCACCTGGCAGGCCTTTTGTGAGCGCACGCGGCTCACGCTGCATGGCAAGCGGGTGTTGGTGGTGGGCCATGGCGGCGTGGGCCAGGGCGTGGCGGACGTGGCGCGGGCGTTTGGTGGAACGGTGGAGGTGGCCGAGCGGGACGCGGCGCGGCTGCTGGAAGCGCGCTACGCGGGATGGGAGGCGGGACCCCTGACGCCCGAGCGGCTCGCGCGTGCCGAGGTCATCGTCACGGCCACGGGCGTGACGGGCGTCATTGGCGCCGAGGAGGTGAAGCACCTGCGCGCGGGCTGCTTCCTGCTCAACGTGGGTCACGTGGCGGACGAAATCGACGTGGCGGCGCTCGGGCTGCGGCGCGAGCTCATCCCCCATGTCGAGGAGGCGCGCCCCCATGGCCGGCCCCTCTACCTGTTCGCCGGCGGCTCCATGGCCAACCTCACGGCGGGGTGGGGCGACAGCCTCAACGCCTTCGACATCACCCTGGCCACGATGGTGGCCGGGCTCGGCTTCCTCTTCACCGAGGGGGAGCGCGAGACCCCCGGACTTCACCCCCTGCCCCGCTCCGTCTGGGGCCCGGTCGCCGCGGCCGCGGCCGCTCGCCGAGGGTAG
- a CDS encoding lytic transglycosylase domain-containing protein, whose product MSSISSVSNNAAAFRIPQQDVATPRVSETQAPSIQAGGCGAKPESSPLGDLFKDSFGGAEKGGGLQQFLEGANELLQTLNQLKDLLQEIPDLGGDSPAGGAAPAGAGAAPAGAGAAPAGAGAAPAGAGAAPAGAGAAPAGAGAAPAGAGAAPAGGAAPAGGAATASPVAEGGSGEAKLGPGFPKELEQFKGAIESAAATAGVPANMLAGQIWQESRGNIAAITTNGGNGLTDTGLMQVNPNTFGELQAKHPELQGKDLADPTTNILAGAFYMKDMKEQFGNWDLALRGYNSGPNGVDRNDPRALPAGTGDATYVDKVNQFWKTIESGNGTLPA is encoded by the coding sequence ATGTCCTCCATCTCCTCCGTGTCGAACAACGCCGCCGCCTTCCGCATCCCCCAGCAGGACGTCGCGACCCCCCGCGTGAGCGAGACGCAGGCGCCCTCCATCCAGGCCGGTGGCTGCGGTGCGAAGCCGGAGAGCAGCCCCCTGGGCGATCTGTTCAAGGACAGCTTCGGGGGCGCGGAGAAGGGCGGCGGGTTGCAGCAGTTCCTCGAGGGCGCCAACGAGCTGCTCCAGACCCTCAACCAGCTCAAGGATCTGCTGCAGGAGATCCCCGATCTCGGCGGTGACTCTCCGGCGGGTGGCGCGGCTCCGGCGGGTGCTGGCGCGGCTCCGGCGGGTGCTGGCGCGGCTCCGGCGGGTGCTGGCGCGGCTCCGGCGGGTGCTGGCGCGGCTCCGGCGGGTGCTGGCGCGGCTCCGGCGGGTGCTGGCGCGGCTCCGGCGGGTGCTGGCGCGGCCCCGGCCGGCGGCGCGGCTCCGGCGGGTGGCGCGGCCACGGCCAGCCCGGTGGCGGAGGGCGGCTCGGGTGAGGCGAAGCTGGGCCCCGGGTTCCCCAAGGAGCTGGAGCAGTTCAAGGGCGCAATCGAGTCCGCGGCGGCCACGGCGGGCGTGCCGGCCAACATGCTGGCCGGGCAGATCTGGCAGGAGTCGCGCGGCAACATCGCCGCCATCACCACCAACGGCGGCAACGGCCTGACGGACACGGGCCTGATGCAGGTCAACCCCAACACCTTCGGCGAGCTGCAGGCCAAGCACCCCGAGCTCCAGGGCAAGGACCTGGCGGACCCCACCACCAACATCCTCGCGGGCGCCTTCTACATGAAGGACATGAAGGAGCAGTTCGGGAACTGGGACCTGGCGCTGCGCGGCTACAACTCCGGCCCCAACGGCGTGGACCGCAACGATCCGCGCGCGCTGCCGGCCGGCACGGGTGACGCCACCTACGTCGACAAGGTGAACCAGTTCTGGAAGACCATCGAGTCCGGCAACGGCACCCTGCCCGCGTAA
- a CDS encoding universal stress protein, whose product MIQHILVAIDGSETSRKAARFAHDLAQQTHARITLLFVLEPPRMVAFGFLDSELITGDQHSPEDLEKIRRMLDELAADLPRAQVEKVVEIGRPADTIVEQADKLGADHIVVGARGLNAGGKWLLGSVSDRVIQHAGRPVTVVH is encoded by the coding sequence GTGATTCAGCACATCCTCGTCGCGATCGATGGCTCGGAGACCTCGCGCAAGGCGGCGCGCTTCGCGCACGACCTGGCGCAGCAGACCCACGCGCGCATCACCCTGCTCTTCGTGCTCGAACCGCCCCGGATGGTGGCTTTCGGCTTCCTGGACTCGGAGCTCATCACCGGAGATCAGCACTCCCCCGAGGACCTCGAGAAGATCCGGCGCATGCTCGACGAGCTGGCGGCGGATCTCCCCCGAGCCCAGGTGGAGAAGGTCGTGGAGATTGGACGCCCCGCGGACACCATCGTCGAACAGGCCGACAAGCTCGGGGCGGACCACATCGTCGTGGGCGCCCGGGGTCTGAACGCGGGCGGCAAGTGGTTGCTCGGCTCGGTGAGCGACCGGGTGATTCAACACGCCGGCCGCCCCGTCACCGTCGTGCACTGA
- a CDS encoding DUF2252 domain-containing protein — protein MPPRSQARATSRRGRAIHVLRPSRRVKVRHDLTEPEEGPPLVPEHLPVRAERKKLGRALRAKTPRESHAWWKASTDRPDPIALLEASNAGRLGSLVPIRHARMNVNPFSFLRGSALIMASDLARTPTVGIKVQACGDAHLANFGMFATPERNLVFDLNDFDETLPAPWEWDLKRLVASVWVAGRTHGATESQCETAVEACARQYRRWMNTLSRWSFLDVWYARVDAEELRDTLYKHEGESAEKSLTQARRRTQLATLPKLTELREGRRCIIDDPPLVTHTRRDDAEMLAEVLQVMGEGYLSTLPGERCTLVRRYKMVDVARKVVGVGSVGTRCYLALLLGAHAEDPLFLQVKEASASVLEPFAGESAHPNAGQRVVEGQRLMQAACDIFLGWCRVGGRDFYVRQLRDMKGSTDVERLSPRGLRQYAALCGRTLARAHARGGDAAVLRGYLGRGGVFDRALCDFARAYADQTERDFALFQKAVRSGRLPLEEEPA, from the coding sequence ATGCCGCCTCGCTCCCAAGCCCGTGCCACCTCGCGCCGCGGACGCGCCATCCATGTCCTCCGGCCCTCGCGCCGCGTGAAGGTGCGGCACGATCTGACCGAGCCCGAAGAGGGCCCCCCGCTCGTGCCCGAGCACCTCCCCGTGCGCGCCGAGCGCAAGAAGCTGGGGAGGGCCCTGCGCGCCAAGACGCCGCGCGAGTCCCACGCCTGGTGGAAGGCGTCCACGGACCGGCCGGATCCCATCGCCCTGCTCGAGGCGTCCAACGCGGGCCGGCTCGGCTCGCTCGTGCCCATCCGCCACGCGCGAATGAACGTGAACCCCTTCTCCTTCTTGCGAGGCTCGGCCCTCATCATGGCCAGCGACCTGGCCCGCACGCCCACCGTGGGCATCAAGGTCCAGGCCTGTGGGGACGCGCATCTGGCCAACTTCGGCATGTTCGCCACCCCCGAGCGCAACCTCGTCTTCGACCTGAACGACTTCGACGAGACGCTGCCCGCCCCGTGGGAGTGGGACTTGAAGCGGCTGGTGGCCAGCGTGTGGGTGGCGGGCCGGACCCACGGCGCCACCGAGTCCCAATGCGAGACGGCGGTGGAGGCGTGCGCGCGGCAATACCGGCGGTGGATGAACACCCTGTCGCGCTGGTCCTTCCTGGACGTGTGGTACGCGCGCGTGGACGCCGAGGAGCTGCGCGACACACTCTACAAGCACGAGGGAGAGAGCGCGGAGAAGTCGCTCACCCAGGCGCGCCGGCGCACCCAGCTGGCCACCCTGCCCAAGCTCACCGAGTTGCGCGAGGGCCGCCGCTGCATCATCGACGACCCGCCGCTGGTGACCCACACCCGGCGCGACGACGCGGAGATGCTCGCCGAGGTGCTCCAGGTCATGGGCGAGGGCTACCTGTCCACGCTCCCGGGCGAGCGGTGCACGCTGGTGCGGCGCTACAAGATGGTGGACGTGGCACGCAAGGTGGTGGGCGTGGGCAGCGTGGGCACGCGCTGCTATCTGGCGCTGCTGCTGGGCGCACACGCGGAGGATCCCCTCTTCCTCCAGGTGAAGGAGGCGAGCGCATCCGTCCTGGAGCCCTTCGCCGGAGAGAGCGCACACCCCAACGCCGGACAGCGCGTGGTGGAGGGGCAGCGGCTCATGCAAGCCGCGTGCGACATCTTCCTCGGCTGGTGCCGGGTCGGAGGGAGGGACTTCTATGTGCGACAGCTCCGGGACATGAAGGGCTCCACGGACGTGGAGCGGCTGTCCCCCCGAGGGCTGCGTCAGTACGCGGCCCTGTGTGGCCGCACGCTCGCCCGAGCCCACGCACGCGGGGGGGACGCGGCCGTGCTGCGCGGCTACCTCGGCCGGGGAGGGGTGTTCGATCGAGCCCTGTGCGACTTCGCCCGCGCCTACGCGGACCAGACCGAGCGCGACTTCGCTCTCTTCCAGAAGGCCGTCCGCTCCGGCCGCCTGCCCCTCGAGGAAGAGCCGGCCTAA
- a CDS encoding tetratricopeptide repeat protein has translation MKGWLLWMLLSRLTGSPVFSALGVFGLLWLLDRTTVGILPRPLRALGRWRRASALQRALHTNPHDRRARYELADLWVGWGRYAAAVDVLKPNLEAGDDDAATLFLLGVAYLGAGDKARGELLLAEAAKVDPHHQMGAIELERGRFRLKRGDFKGAIEALQRLREARPGTVEGRVLLARALDRDGRDGEGALMREEAWKEYVAAPSFQRRRERLWAWRARPSRPLAYGVALVAGLVLCGSLLSRFAPSESDYYLEDGSYASDDPGEE, from the coding sequence ATGAAAGGCTGGCTGTTGTGGATGCTGCTCTCGCGGTTGACGGGCAGCCCGGTGTTCTCGGCGTTGGGGGTGTTCGGCCTGCTCTGGCTGCTGGACCGCACCACCGTGGGCATCCTGCCCAGGCCCCTGCGCGCGCTGGGGCGATGGCGGCGTGCCTCGGCGTTGCAGCGGGCGCTGCACACCAATCCGCATGATCGACGCGCGCGCTACGAGCTGGCGGACCTGTGGGTGGGCTGGGGCCGGTACGCGGCGGCGGTGGACGTGCTCAAGCCCAACCTGGAGGCGGGGGACGACGACGCCGCCACGCTCTTCCTGCTCGGAGTGGCGTACCTGGGCGCGGGGGACAAGGCCCGGGGCGAGCTGCTGCTCGCGGAAGCCGCGAAGGTGGATCCGCATCATCAAATGGGCGCCATCGAGCTGGAGCGCGGGCGCTTCCGGCTCAAGCGCGGGGACTTCAAGGGTGCCATCGAGGCGCTCCAGCGTCTGCGCGAGGCGCGGCCCGGAACGGTGGAGGGGCGGGTGTTGCTCGCGCGCGCGCTCGACCGCGATGGCCGGGACGGCGAGGGAGCGCTGATGCGCGAGGAGGCCTGGAAGGAATACGTCGCCGCGCCCTCCTTCCAGCGCCGGCGCGAGCGGTTGTGGGCCTGGCGGGCCCGTCCCAGCCGGCCGCTCGCCTATGGAGTGGCCCTGGTGGCGGGCCTCGTCCTGTGCGGCTCGCTCCTCTCCCGGTTCGCGCCCTCCGAGTCCGACTACTACCTGGAGGATGGCTCCTACGCCTCGGATGACCCCGGCGAGGAGTAG
- a CDS encoding cold-shock protein produces MATGTVKWFNDAKGFGFITQEGGGEDLFCHHTAIQTEGFRSLQEGQRVEFDIARGPKGLQAQNVRPL; encoded by the coding sequence ATGGCAACTGGTACCGTGAAGTGGTTCAACGACGCGAAGGGCTTCGGTTTCATCACGCAGGAGGGCGGGGGCGAGGACCTGTTCTGCCACCACACTGCGATCCAGACCGAAGGCTTCCGCTCCCTCCAGGAGGGACAGCGGGTTGAGTTCGACATCGCCCGTGGCCCCAAGGGCCTGCAGGCGCAGAACGTTCGCCCGCTCTGA